In a single window of the Pseudomonas sp. B21-015 genome:
- the tusD gene encoding sulfurtransferase complex subunit TusD produces MKFAIALFSAAHAPSSRRALLFAQAALAGGHEIVRLFFYQDGVYNASGSVVTPQDEQDLPKQWRTFVTEHQLDGVICIAAALRRGVLNEEEAQRYQREAVAVGAPWELSGLGQLHDAVQDADRLICFGGA; encoded by the coding sequence ATGAAGTTCGCCATTGCGCTGTTTTCCGCCGCCCATGCACCCTCCTCGCGCCGTGCCTTGCTGTTCGCCCAGGCCGCGCTGGCCGGCGGGCATGAGATTGTCCGGCTGTTTTTCTATCAGGATGGCGTCTACAACGCGTCTGGCAGCGTGGTCACGCCTCAGGATGAGCAGGACTTGCCCAAGCAATGGCGCACCTTTGTCACCGAGCATCAACTCGATGGCGTGATCTGCATCGCCGCCGCCTTGCGCCGTGGGGTGTTGAACGAGGAAGAAGCCCAGCGTTATCAGCGTGAAGCGGTCGCGGTGGGTGCACCGTGGGAATTGTCCGGCCTCGGCCAGTTGCATGACGCGGTGCAGGACGCGGACCGCCTGATCTGTTTCGGAGGCGCGTGA
- a CDS encoding DUF6388 family protein has product MAATEQQHEQALRKFLDERPELRVELDNLNPLLAQAKGQTVTQYRDERLHEAFEAEAERLGLFAWELTLQLTAATPEDYQAQRMEVHKEVAEMAGMDWLEYCELYGLTK; this is encoded by the coding sequence ATGGCGGCAACCGAACAGCAACACGAGCAGGCACTGAGAAAATTTCTCGATGAGCGGCCTGAGCTGCGCGTCGAACTGGACAACCTGAATCCACTGTTGGCCCAGGCCAAGGGCCAGACAGTAACGCAGTACCGCGACGAGCGCTTGCATGAAGCGTTCGAAGCCGAGGCGGAGCGCCTGGGTTTGTTTGCCTGGGAGCTGACGCTGCAACTGACCGCCGCCACACCTGAGGACTACCAGGCCCAACGCATGGAGGTGCACAAGGAGGTCGCGGAAATGGCCGGCATGGACTGGCTGGAGTATTGCGAGTTATATGGGTTGACCAAGTAA
- a CDS encoding GNAT family N-acetyltransferase encodes MTLRIELSTNATQEEREAILTPLRAYNASKAGPTVSEQIALLVRDDNDEILGGLYGRVFYQWFFIELLSVPDQARGQGLGSKLMLMAEDLAREKECIGIWLDTFDFQAPEFYKKHGYSELGHIADYPPGHKRFFFQKRLVDL; translated from the coding sequence ATGACCCTGCGAATTGAACTGTCGACAAACGCCACTCAGGAAGAGCGCGAAGCGATCCTTACCCCTTTGCGCGCCTACAACGCCTCAAAGGCTGGGCCCACGGTTTCAGAGCAGATTGCCTTGTTGGTACGCGATGACAACGACGAGATTCTCGGCGGGCTTTATGGCCGGGTGTTTTACCAATGGTTTTTCATTGAGTTGTTGTCAGTGCCGGACCAGGCACGGGGACAAGGCCTGGGCTCGAAGCTGATGCTGATGGCCGAAGACCTGGCGCGGGAGAAGGAGTGCATCGGGATCTGGCTGGACACCTTCGACTTCCAGGCGCCGGAGTTCTACAAAAAACACGGCTACAGCGAGCTAGGGCACATTGCCGATTACCCGCCGGGCCACAAACGCTTCTTTTTTCAGAAGCGTTTGGTGGATTTGTAA
- a CDS encoding NUDIX domain-containing protein → MSNTAERVNIVESQVLSHDWYLLKKITFDYLRNNGDWQRQTREVYDRGNGAAILLFNREKKTVVLTRQFRLPVFVNGHDGLLIEVAAGLLEGAAPEERIRAEAEEETGYRVHHVQKVFEAYMSPGSVTEKLHFFIAEYDASSKVSEGGGLEAETEELEVLEWTFDDALAAFYRGEICDAKTIMLLQYAAMKDIFGPV, encoded by the coding sequence ATGTCGAACACAGCCGAGCGGGTCAACATCGTCGAGTCCCAGGTGTTGTCCCACGACTGGTACCTGCTGAAGAAAATCACGTTCGATTACCTGCGCAACAACGGCGACTGGCAGCGTCAGACCCGTGAGGTGTATGACCGTGGCAACGGCGCGGCGATTCTGCTGTTCAACCGCGAGAAGAAAACCGTCGTGCTGACCCGCCAGTTTCGCTTGCCGGTGTTCGTCAATGGCCATGATGGTTTGCTGATTGAAGTAGCGGCGGGCCTGCTGGAAGGCGCTGCGCCTGAAGAGCGCATTCGCGCTGAAGCCGAAGAAGAAACCGGCTATCGCGTCCACCATGTGCAGAAGGTGTTCGAGGCGTACATGAGCCCCGGGTCGGTCACGGAGAAACTGCATTTCTTTATTGCCGAGTACGACGCGTCTTCGAAAGTCAGCGAGGGCGGTGGGCTGGAAGCAGAAACCGAAGAACTGGAAGTGCTGGAGTGGACGTTCGACGACGCCCTTGCGGCGTTCTATCGCGGGGAGATTTGCGATGCCAAGACCATCATGCTGCTGCAGTATGCGGCGATGAAGGATATTTTCGGACCGGTTTGA
- a CDS encoding kinase inhibitor — MNIRIILSALSMGVVLTGHAADFSLSSQDIAENRPLTSREVFQGFGCEGGNTSPELSWSNAPAGTKSYAITVYDPDAPTGSGWWHWTVVNLPASTRSLPSGVGSNLPAGAVQGRTDYGQPGFGGACPPVGDKPHRYQFTVWALKVDKLPLDNQASGALVGYMLNANALAKATITSTYGR, encoded by the coding sequence ATGAACATCCGAATTATCCTATCCGCATTGTCCATGGGGGTTGTCCTCACTGGGCACGCTGCCGACTTCTCGCTGAGCAGCCAGGATATTGCTGAAAATCGCCCGCTCACCAGTCGAGAGGTGTTCCAGGGCTTCGGTTGCGAAGGGGGTAATACGTCTCCAGAATTGTCCTGGTCCAACGCCCCGGCCGGCACTAAAAGTTACGCGATCACGGTCTACGATCCTGATGCGCCGACCGGCAGCGGCTGGTGGCATTGGACCGTGGTCAACTTACCGGCTTCCACCCGCAGTTTGCCAAGCGGAGTCGGTTCGAACCTGCCTGCCGGCGCAGTACAAGGGCGAACCGATTATGGCCAACCGGGATTTGGCGGCGCTTGCCCTCCTGTAGGGGATAAGCCCCATCGCTATCAATTCACCGTATGGGCGTTGAAAGTCGATAAGCTACCACTCGATAACCAGGCCAGCGGCGCCTTGGTGGGCTACATGCTCAATGCCAACGCCTTGGCCAAAGCGACCATCACTTCAACTTACGGACGTTAA
- a CDS encoding helix-turn-helix transcriptional regulator, giving the protein MRPCDGIQHRENIIDACVIRARQPHTLQRVPIFATTLCRVRQGEKLLQWDDREMRAGPQHLILMPAGRELGLSNFPGLHGHYIADVVTFPGSTLRNFSSRYGRQIMSGHRAPTTDLCVPLDRHTTQAWDQLLAAINANAPDALRTHYGEAVLLSLGLNGQAGPLLMGRNDPLCERVEQLLMGSPESDWTVASVAQHLNLGESTLRRQLANEGSSFRTILESVRLATALQWLQTTSRPIGEIAGASGYASASRFAVRFRSHYGLSPRELRAAI; this is encoded by the coding sequence ATGCGCCCTTGTGACGGCATCCAGCACCGGGAAAACATTATCGATGCGTGTGTCATACGGGCGCGGCAGCCTCACACCTTGCAACGGGTGCCGATATTCGCAACCACCCTGTGTCGAGTGCGACAGGGGGAAAAGCTGCTGCAATGGGATGACCGGGAGATGCGCGCAGGGCCGCAACATCTGATTCTGATGCCGGCCGGGCGCGAGCTTGGCCTCTCGAACTTCCCCGGCCTTCATGGTCACTATATCGCTGATGTCGTGACCTTTCCCGGTTCGACACTGCGCAACTTCAGCAGCCGATATGGCCGCCAGATCATGAGTGGTCACCGTGCCCCGACCACAGATCTGTGTGTGCCTCTGGACAGGCACACGACGCAGGCATGGGATCAGTTATTGGCCGCCATCAATGCGAACGCTCCGGATGCATTACGCACCCACTATGGGGAAGCGGTTCTGCTCAGCCTGGGCCTCAACGGCCAGGCCGGACCGCTGCTGATGGGGCGCAATGATCCACTGTGCGAACGTGTGGAGCAATTGCTGATGGGCAGCCCTGAGAGCGACTGGACCGTTGCGAGCGTCGCACAACACCTGAACCTGGGTGAATCGACGTTGCGTCGCCAACTGGCCAATGAGGGGAGCAGTTTCAGGACTATTCTGGAAAGTGTTCGACTGGCGACGGCGCTGCAATGGTTGCAAACCACTTCTCGGCCCATCGGTGAAATTGCCGGTGCCAGCGGCTACGCCTCGGCCTCACGTTTTGCCGTGCGCTTTCGCTCACACTATGGCCTGTCGCCACGGGAATTGCGGGCGGCGATTTAG
- a CDS encoding pirin family protein: protein MLTLRKASDRGAANHGWLKSFHTFSFANYRNPREQGFSDLLVINDDRVAAGKGFGQHPHRDMEIFSYVLEGALEHKDTLGTGSVIRPGDVQLMSAGSGVAHSEYNHSSTRPVHFLQIWIVPDVSGAKPRYQQEHFSTQKKRGRLQLIISPDGANGSLNVRQDARVYAGLIDGKESATLELAADRYAYVHVARGSVELNGMQLQEGDGVRVREEQVLTLSNGVDAEVLVFDLRPQELPEMP from the coding sequence ATGCTGACCCTTCGTAAAGCCTCGGATCGCGGCGCGGCCAATCACGGTTGGTTGAAGTCGTTCCATACCTTTTCCTTTGCCAACTACCGCAACCCACGGGAACAGGGTTTTTCCGACCTGTTGGTGATCAACGACGACCGTGTGGCCGCCGGCAAAGGCTTTGGCCAGCACCCTCACCGCGACATGGAGATTTTCTCCTACGTGCTCGAAGGCGCGCTGGAACACAAGGACACTTTAGGCACCGGTTCGGTGATCCGCCCCGGTGACGTACAACTGATGAGCGCCGGCAGTGGCGTGGCGCACAGCGAATACAATCACTCATCGACACGCCCGGTGCACTTCCTGCAAATCTGGATCGTGCCTGACGTCAGCGGCGCCAAACCGCGTTATCAGCAAGAGCATTTCAGCACCCAGAAAAAACGCGGCCGCTTGCAGCTGATCATTTCCCCTGACGGGGCCAACGGTTCGCTGAACGTCCGGCAGGATGCGCGAGTGTATGCCGGGCTGATCGACGGCAAGGAAAGCGCCACGCTGGAACTGGCTGCCGATCGCTACGCTTATGTGCATGTGGCGCGGGGCAGTGTCGAGCTGAACGGCATGCAGTTGCAGGAAGGCGATGGCGTACGGGTTCGCGAAGAACAGGTGCTGACCTTGAGCAATGGCGTGGACGCCGAGGTGCTGGTGTTTGATTTGCGGCCGCAGGAGTTGCCGGAAATGCCATGA
- a CDS encoding GlxA family transcriptional regulator, whose protein sequence is MKTVAMVLFPDFLLLDMAGPMEVFSIANRYLQPADRYELLTIGTEQGALRASNGVSVQADLHIDQASAHYDVLLVPGGPGAYNEKHPPLLNWLQAAVSRANRYGSICTGAFVLGHAGLLDGFRATTHWHYTERLIKGFPKAIVETDQIFVQDRNLITSGGVTAGIDLALAVVAQDHGKKVAQDVAKVLLVVMKRQGGQAQFSPLMAAVAPQETPITRVQNHVLEHLDEAFGIERMASLVNMSARHFARVFAREVNMTPMEFLQSARIDHARNLLETSDLPLKTVAYKSGFGSVRHMRFLFSEKLGLTPTQYREQFS, encoded by the coding sequence ATGAAAACCGTGGCAATGGTGTTGTTCCCAGACTTTCTCCTGCTCGACATGGCCGGCCCCATGGAGGTGTTTTCCATCGCCAATCGTTATCTGCAACCGGCAGACCGATACGAGCTGTTGACCATCGGCACCGAGCAGGGCGCATTGCGGGCCTCCAACGGCGTCAGTGTCCAGGCCGATCTGCACATCGATCAGGCGAGCGCGCACTACGATGTGTTGCTGGTGCCGGGCGGGCCGGGGGCCTACAACGAAAAGCATCCGCCGCTGCTCAACTGGCTTCAGGCTGCGGTCAGCCGTGCGAACCGATACGGGTCGATCTGCACCGGCGCGTTCGTGCTCGGGCATGCCGGGTTGCTGGACGGCTTTCGCGCGACCACTCACTGGCATTACACCGAACGGCTGATCAAAGGCTTTCCCAAGGCCATCGTCGAGACTGATCAGATTTTCGTGCAGGACCGCAACCTCATCACTTCCGGTGGTGTCACTGCCGGTATCGACTTGGCGCTGGCGGTGGTTGCCCAGGACCACGGCAAGAAAGTCGCCCAGGATGTCGCCAAAGTGTTGTTGGTGGTGATGAAACGCCAGGGCGGGCAGGCGCAGTTCAGTCCGTTGATGGCGGCGGTGGCGCCACAGGAAACGCCGATTACCCGGGTGCAGAACCATGTGCTCGAACACCTCGACGAAGCGTTCGGCATCGAACGTATGGCCAGTCTGGTGAACATGAGTGCGCGGCACTTCGCCAGGGTTTTCGCCCGGGAAGTGAACATGACACCGATGGAGTTCCTGCAAAGCGCGCGCATCGATCACGCCCGTAATCTGCTGGAAACCAGCGACCTGCCGCTCAAGACCGTGGCCTATAAAAGTGGCTTCGGCAGCGTGCGCCATATGCGCTTTCTGTTTAGTGAAAAGCTCGGCCTGACCCCCACCCAGTACCGCGAGCAGTTCAGTTAG